The Legionella cincinnatiensis genome includes a region encoding these proteins:
- a CDS encoding APC family permease, with translation MLKRDISATNILIASAGGMIGSGWLFSPFISAQMAGSNALISWIIATIFMLFIALPLCELGTMFPISGGMSNYPTFTHGKEVGFLFAWTSWLSYVVMTPIEIQAILQYSSHFFPLLLANDPSTFKLSGYGYMAAIAIMLFVVMLNSYGIKFLAECNKYASIIKFILPTIAIVSLFHVAPSFSNVAINLSEKESWVNIFTALSAGGIAFAFTGFQNGLILAGEVKNPQRNIPIAILGAVLIGFVLYFMLELSFIVAVPQKYLTHGWHALSYPGDSGPLVGLTLLLGLGVVATLLMIDAAFSPFGTTLVYTAATSRILYGMALNAHLPKIFLKVNRHKIPYVTLYANLLVGMFSFLPFPGWQKLVAFLSSASILSYSIGPICLLAMRKLQPQTPRPFRLSGALICSHFAFYFCNLMLYWCGFSIIWKLDIALFIGILIYCVYHRQNSLDNSSALYWFLFYMGTIFVVSYLGVFGGIGVLKFPFDLLTLFPLSVFILYSSQRLLSLDRHEHVFSMTEEPTDVLEDKILV, from the coding sequence ATGCTAAAACGTGATATTTCAGCAACTAATATTCTTATTGCTTCTGCCGGAGGAATGATTGGATCCGGATGGTTATTTAGTCCATTTATTAGTGCGCAAATGGCAGGTAGCAATGCATTAATTTCCTGGATCATTGCCACTATTTTTATGCTTTTTATTGCATTACCTCTATGCGAACTTGGAACAATGTTCCCTATTTCAGGAGGTATGTCTAACTATCCAACTTTTACTCATGGAAAAGAAGTTGGTTTTTTATTCGCATGGACATCTTGGCTTTCTTATGTTGTTATGACTCCAATAGAAATACAGGCGATTTTACAGTACTCAAGTCATTTTTTTCCACTATTACTTGCTAATGATCCATCGACATTTAAGCTTTCAGGCTATGGTTATATGGCTGCTATAGCAATTATGCTTTTTGTAGTTATGTTAAACTCATATGGCATTAAATTTCTTGCTGAATGTAATAAATACGCAAGTATTATTAAATTTATTTTACCCACCATTGCTATTGTTTCATTATTCCATGTCGCTCCCTCATTCAGTAATGTAGCAATCAATTTATCGGAAAAGGAAAGTTGGGTGAATATCTTTACTGCCCTGTCTGCTGGTGGAATAGCATTTGCTTTTACTGGATTTCAAAATGGGTTAATTCTTGCAGGAGAAGTTAAAAATCCTCAGCGTAATATTCCTATTGCTATCTTAGGAGCGGTCTTAATTGGTTTTGTTTTGTATTTTATGTTGGAACTTAGTTTTATTGTCGCAGTTCCCCAGAAGTATTTAACTCATGGTTGGCATGCCCTTAGTTATCCAGGAGATAGTGGCCCATTAGTCGGTTTAACATTGCTATTAGGGCTTGGTGTTGTTGCCACTTTATTAATGATCGATGCTGCTTTTTCTCCTTTTGGTACAACTTTGGTTTATACTGCAGCAACCTCTAGGATTTTATATGGAATGGCGTTAAACGCTCATTTGCCTAAAATATTTTTAAAGGTCAATCGTCATAAGATACCTTACGTTACTCTTTATGCAAATTTACTGGTAGGTATGTTTTCTTTCCTGCCATTTCCTGGCTGGCAAAAACTAGTTGCTTTTCTTTCTTCTGCGAGTATTTTATCTTACAGCATAGGGCCTATATGCCTTTTAGCAATGCGTAAGTTACAACCGCAAACCCCTAGACCCTTTAGATTATCGGGTGCATTGATCTGTTCCCATTTTGCTTTTTATTTTTGTAATTTGATGCTGTATTGGTGTGGATTTTCGATCATATGGAAACTGGATATTGCCTTGTTTATTGGCATTCTTATTTATTGTGTTTATCATCGCCAAAATTCTTTAGATAATAGCTCCGCTTTATATTGGTTTTTATTTTATATGGGGACTATCTTTGTCGTGTCCTATTTAGGTGTTTTCGGAGGCATAGGAGTTTTAAAATTTCCTTTTGATTTATTGACTCTTTTCCCCTTAAGTGTTTTTATTCTTTATTCGTCACAAAGATTATTAAGCCTTGATCGCCATGAGCATGTGTTTTCTATGACCGAGGAGCCTACAGATGTTTTAGAAGATAAGATACTGGTATAA
- a CDS encoding glycosyl hydrolase family 18 protein, which translates to MNLKRVFSCSVVYALILNYSPMLFSMPTTTELMNNNSMQKEKIVSVYLLIDTPEQLQKYVNDLAKIQKPNFNRVLFSFVRPTLLDYQSENLATTGILGYYTDHDGKGAQAFQALKAAIKLSKEKHIQTFLSVGGWNYSCNFDVDKEVCGPPPSPDKNNFYDWFPDPTDPDQVSIAKTSYANLIKLANDLGVDGIDFDYEEFWHADKFAINWSPSASGEWSIDIANTIMKEGGPTYNNLMKYATGSGSSFVMPRTVEKVDAILHAIIDDPGAKYLKFATAAPPVGARPITGFVFNDRLPDIYTKGGLWWKGNLKGLWYNLASYDEAIVSRFDSLGLMTYDLCGDNQTLCAPYPNGPLDLPGQVSAYMKDYTNWLKSENVSKPILTIDNIGKVTFLPAKYNIKSKIQFGFEVNQPAYPKNINGQLQLTNQLVDQILQQQKESDGVIIWQMYSKQNTAVPDATTVKYTINQSCKIFLGNDSRYDCNADFPSTAQ; encoded by the coding sequence ATGAACTTAAAAAGAGTTTTCTCTTGTTCTGTAGTATATGCATTGATCCTTAATTATTCTCCTATGTTATTTTCTATGCCCACCACTACAGAGTTAATGAATAATAATTCTATGCAAAAAGAGAAAATTGTTTCTGTTTATTTACTTATTGATACACCGGAACAATTACAGAAATATGTGAATGATTTAGCTAAAATTCAAAAACCTAATTTTAATCGTGTTCTTTTTTCATTTGTTAGACCAACATTACTTGATTATCAATCCGAGAACCTTGCGACCACTGGCATATTAGGCTATTACACGGATCATGATGGAAAAGGAGCACAGGCTTTTCAGGCATTAAAAGCAGCAATTAAATTATCTAAAGAAAAACATATTCAAACGTTTCTGTCAGTAGGTGGTTGGAATTACAGTTGTAATTTTGATGTAGACAAAGAAGTATGTGGCCCTCCGCCTTCACCTGATAAAAATAATTTTTATGATTGGTTTCCTGATCCCACTGATCCTGATCAGGTCTCTATAGCGAAAACTTCTTATGCTAATTTAATTAAACTGGCTAATGATCTAGGTGTAGATGGGATTGACTTTGACTATGAGGAATTTTGGCATGCTGATAAATTTGCAATTAATTGGAGCCCGAGTGCAAGCGGTGAATGGTCAATAGATATTGCGAACACTATTATGAAAGAAGGAGGACCGACTTATAATAATTTAATGAAATACGCCACTGGATCCGGTTCTTCTTTTGTTATGCCTAGAACTGTGGAAAAAGTAGATGCTATTTTACATGCAATTATTGATGATCCTGGCGCAAAATATCTTAAATTTGCTACAGCAGCCCCACCTGTTGGAGCTCGTCCTATTACTGGTTTTGTATTTAATGATAGATTACCTGATATTTACACAAAAGGTGGTCTTTGGTGGAAAGGTAATTTAAAAGGTTTATGGTATAACTTGGCTAGCTATGATGAAGCGATTGTTTCTCGTTTTGATAGTTTAGGATTAATGACCTATGATCTTTGTGGTGATAATCAAACATTATGCGCTCCATATCCAAACGGACCTTTAGATTTACCAGGACAGGTCAGTGCTTATATGAAAGATTATACAAACTGGCTCAAATCAGAGAATGTCAGTAAACCTATTTTAACAATCGATAATATTGGCAAAGTCACTTTTCTGCCTGCTAAATATAATATTAAATCCAAAATTCAATTTGGTTTTGAAGTGAACCAACCCGCTTACCCAAAAAATATTAATGGCCAATTACAGCTTACAAATCAATTAGTCGATCAAATTCTTCAACAACAAAAAGAAAGCGATGGGGTAATCATTTGGCAAATGTATTCCAAGCAAAATACAGCCGTACCTGATGCGACTACAGTAAAATATACTATTAATCAAAGTTGTAAAATTTTTTTAGGTAATGACAGTCGATACGATTGCAATGCAGATTTTCCTAGTACTGCGCAATAA
- a CDS encoding ankyrin repeat domain-containing protein gives MNPLEIINGQNYPLHRASKDLGNLTPLMFAAKYGLSDYIDNKLSSIQDNEIKSDLLAITNEGGLTSLHFACLYGHVEAIKVLLKHGASISTPSKLGQLPLHSLFSQHNDIQNIKDIFTLLCKDNSQLLAANYNGDIVAHLAAQRGIVDILNYIYSIEPNCLNKKNNQSMTPLLLAVLNNQLDATNYLLNKSDITIRDNNRRNALHYAALYSTSEVLKTTLVHFPINSVDANQKKPLDYARANRNLEKITLLQEAEAGESKVNKPNPM, from the coding sequence ATGAACCCCCTAGAAATTATTAACGGACAAAACTATCCACTTCATAGAGCAAGTAAAGACCTTGGTAATTTAACTCCTTTAATGTTCGCTGCAAAATATGGGTTGAGTGATTATATTGATAACAAATTAAGCTCAATACAAGATAATGAAATAAAATCAGATTTATTAGCAATAACGAACGAAGGTGGATTAACATCTTTACATTTTGCATGTCTCTATGGACATGTTGAAGCAATCAAAGTTTTATTAAAGCATGGAGCCTCAATTTCTACTCCCTCAAAATTAGGACAACTACCCCTCCATTCCTTATTTTCACAACACAATGATATCCAAAATATCAAGGATATTTTTACTTTGCTGTGCAAAGATAATTCACAACTTTTAGCAGCAAATTACAATGGTGACATTGTGGCACATCTTGCTGCCCAAAGAGGTATTGTTGACATATTAAATTACATTTATTCGATAGAGCCAAATTGTTTAAATAAAAAAAATAATCAATCCATGACTCCATTATTACTGGCAGTATTAAATAATCAACTTGATGCTACAAATTATTTATTAAATAAAAGTGATATAACTATCAGGGACAACAACCGTAGAAATGCTCTTCACTATGCAGCTCTTTATAGTACCTCTGAGGTGCTAAAGACAACTCTTGTCCATTTCCCTATTAATTCGGTTGACGCTAACCAAAAAAAGCCTTTAGATTATGCAAGAGCAAATAGAAATTTGGAAAAAATAACGTTATTACAAGAAGCCGAAGCGGGGGAATCCAAAGTAAATAAGCCAAATCCTATGTAA
- the ppsR gene encoding posphoenolpyruvate synthetase regulatory kinase/phosphorylase PpsR, translated as MKRYVFMISDGTGITAETLGHSLITQFENIKFERLTIPYVDSLKKAAQVVHQIDKACNEQGVKPLVFMTLIDPEIRAYLKKANACVFDLFSTFIGPMEEELHEKSSYTVGRTHGVVNSKLYLHRLEAIDFALSHDDGIKPRGYDKADIILIGVSRCGKTPSCLYMALQYGVLAANYPFTEEEMMGFKLPEILRPYKNKLFGLTIDPQRLQQIRAERRPNSKYASPEQCRLEVSEVEAMYQKEKIPYINSTKYSIEEISTKILAASGIQRKI; from the coding sequence ATGAAACGTTATGTTTTTATGATCTCAGATGGCACAGGAATCACCGCTGAAACCTTAGGTCATAGTTTAATCACTCAATTCGAAAATATAAAATTCGAACGACTTACTATTCCTTATGTTGATTCCTTAAAAAAAGCCGCACAAGTTGTTCATCAGATTGATAAAGCCTGTAATGAACAAGGAGTTAAGCCATTAGTATTTATGACTTTGATTGATCCTGAAATAAGGGCTTATTTAAAAAAAGCGAATGCTTGTGTATTCGATTTATTTAGTACTTTTATTGGGCCTATGGAGGAGGAGCTTCATGAAAAATCTTCTTATACCGTTGGAAGAACTCACGGAGTAGTAAACAGCAAACTCTATTTACATCGGCTTGAAGCAATTGATTTTGCATTGTCTCATGATGATGGCATCAAACCTCGTGGATATGATAAAGCAGATATCATTCTTATCGGAGTGTCACGTTGTGGAAAAACACCCAGCTGTTTATATATGGCCTTACAGTATGGAGTTTTAGCCGCAAATTATCCGTTCACTGAAGAAGAAATGATGGGTTTTAAGTTACCTGAAATACTAAGACCTTACAAAAACAAACTTTTTGGGTTAACCATTGATCCACAACGTTTACAACAAATCAGAGCTGAACGCAGGCCAAATAGCAAATATGCTTCTCCAGAACAATGTCGGCTAGAAGTAAGTGAGGTTGAAGCAATGTACCAAAAAGAAAAAATTCCATATATTAATTCGACCAAATATTCAATTGAGGAAATATCTACCAAAATCCTTGCTGCCTCAGGAATACAACGTAAAATCTAA
- the dacB gene encoding D-alanyl-D-alanine carboxypeptidase/D-alanyl-D-alanine endopeptidase gives MRYSNCLWFLAAFFFNQVANSQTLAEKIDEIIKQQLPHATIGVLVKDAQTGKIIYSRNADKLLSPASSMKLFTAAAALYQLKPDFRFATTLFQKNQNYYITFTGSPSFTQDNLTELLLSFKKNHLSTISGNIIIDSSQYQAPNYPSGTSYDDLGWYYAAPDTAVILNENKASFELISAKELGKSAQIKAKTMPKALKLINQVTTVSKEEEKGHCSLNLEIKPGNTIRLFGCMVQEKKPKLIELAIPDPVLLVKQNIKKVLDKNGIVLKGEIITGVSPADAQAVISFYSKTLDKLITHMLQESDNLYANSLTKKLGYSLTGKGTHKEGAYAIKKILSEHTHLDMSQIELVDGEGTRYNLVTAEQMVLLLSDLYYDKGIQPILLNALPQAGVKGTLKERMKKTILDKKVYAKTGSMHDISSLSGFMVNPNEKTYIFSIIINGVNKPLEKAKALEEKILLAIDEYTLEDSNV, from the coding sequence GTGCGCTATTCTAACTGTTTATGGTTTTTAGCAGCTTTTTTCTTTAACCAAGTTGCAAACTCACAAACTCTTGCAGAAAAAATAGATGAGATTATTAAACAACAATTACCCCATGCAACTATTGGTGTGCTTGTTAAAGATGCACAAACGGGTAAAATTATATATAGTAGAAACGCAGATAAATTGTTATCTCCAGCCAGCAGCATGAAGCTTTTTACTGCTGCTGCAGCGCTTTACCAATTAAAGCCTGATTTTCGTTTTGCAACAACACTGTTTCAGAAAAATCAAAATTATTACATTACATTCACTGGTTCGCCTTCTTTTACTCAAGATAATTTAACTGAACTATTATTAAGTTTTAAAAAGAATCATCTAAGTACTATTAGCGGAAATATAATTATTGATAGTTCTCAATACCAAGCGCCAAATTATCCAAGCGGTACTTCATATGATGATCTTGGATGGTATTATGCTGCTCCCGATACAGCAGTAATATTAAATGAAAATAAAGCATCATTTGAGCTAATCAGTGCAAAGGAGCTAGGAAAGTCTGCACAAATTAAAGCTAAGACAATGCCAAAAGCTTTAAAACTCATTAATCAAGTGACTACAGTGAGTAAAGAAGAAGAGAAAGGGCATTGCAGTTTGAATCTTGAAATTAAACCTGGCAATACAATCCGGTTGTTTGGTTGTATGGTTCAAGAAAAAAAACCAAAGCTTATCGAGCTTGCAATTCCGGATCCCGTCTTGTTAGTCAAACAAAACATTAAAAAGGTACTGGATAAAAACGGTATTGTATTGAAAGGAGAAATAATTACTGGAGTTTCTCCAGCAGATGCTCAAGCGGTTATAAGTTTTTATTCAAAGACCTTAGATAAGTTAATTACTCATATGTTGCAAGAATCAGACAACCTTTATGCAAATAGCCTTACTAAAAAATTAGGGTATTCGTTAACTGGGAAAGGGACTCATAAAGAAGGTGCTTATGCAATAAAAAAAATACTCTCTGAACATACACATCTTGATATGTCTCAGATAGAGCTCGTTGATGGTGAAGGAACTCGCTATAATTTAGTCACAGCAGAGCAAATGGTCCTATTGCTTTCTGATCTTTATTATGACAAAGGCATTCAACCCATTCTTTTAAATGCATTACCCCAAGCCGGTGTTAAAGGAACTTTAAAAGAAAGAATGAAAAAAACGATATTGGATAAAAAAGTTTATGCAAAAACTGGATCAATGCATGATATTTCTTCCTTATCGGGTTTTATGGTAAATCCAAATGAGAAAACATATATTTTTTCTATTATTATCAATGGAGTGAATAAACCTTTAGAAAAAGCTAAGGCGCTTGAGGAAAAAATATTGTTAGCTATAGATGAATACACTTTAGAAGATTCTAATGTTTAA
- a CDS encoding RpiB/LacA/LacB family sugar-phosphate isomerase codes for MKIAVCSDELYPVNDFVVQELEHLGHQVIPFGALKSRHTESWVQTARVAAEAIKRGICDEGVFFCWTGTGISIVANKIPGIRAALCTDAQTTRGARIWNRANVLALSNRLLTQDLAKEILDAWFNTPLNESNGDIIKEIERIEREYR; via the coding sequence ATGAAAATTGCAGTATGCAGTGATGAACTTTATCCTGTAAATGATTTTGTTGTTCAAGAGCTGGAGCATCTAGGTCATCAGGTTATTCCATTTGGTGCTCTTAAATCCCGACATACAGAATCATGGGTTCAAACTGCACGAGTCGCTGCTGAGGCGATTAAGAGAGGGATCTGTGACGAAGGAGTTTTCTTTTGTTGGACGGGGACAGGTATTTCTATTGTTGCGAATAAAATTCCAGGAATAAGAGCTGCTTTATGTACAGATGCTCAAACAACACGAGGAGCAAGAATTTGGAATAGGGCAAATGTCTTGGCCTTATCGAATCGTTTGCTAACTCAAGACTTAGCAAAGGAAATCTTGGATGCTTGGTTTAATACTCCGTTAAATGAAAGTAACGGAGATATTATTAAAGAAATTGAGCGAATAGAACGTGAATATCGATAA
- a CDS encoding protein kinase domain-containing protein, producing MLDRINNRKNDLRIDRLNSLIDEYNELYTKILQNKAKPLEKIRVYNVLEEINYAGNLLKKLHTDALSVTVTSPADVELLGPMANWRGIAKELGQHLPPPSIGLAAEMKLLNLTGANEPIASVDAWVVSSRTKSRFKKNVKESVEGISILAQLDEIHRAKNSLPPSDYFYKLQEFKSTLLIKLAFQLNERKDINNFRTLVSQINQEISKIIHHTPDLRMRYMAHLKFSNQKLVSELATASIEDMDWLKNNLRSITAINPGPPTKADIVEKFPGVAEFEITRLGGANNVNWRIRNEESGEQFVLTIGEVPKQQVFLDNLSNFPLNEYFSHDYLVNQPSSVEAFNSVVISNFAGGGDLYGERERKLAQEGSDVITLSACNRIGQLTTFCRDLLQHNGSHVDIKLTNFLLDDNGRLIVADKKGITPLFENRTLNKSQRELWTTPCYAPPEYLLKNTNIDAEAFNSYQLGLALYDYLILPPIDEDPAKFWAMQNPLNFDNPYFQTQTGQEMRKLINSMTDPDPTNRPKLDEVLQRLYDIENKIKNVQNNQIQILPQIELKGSSLAPLRVSDQPLDLPSSYNKKSNQLFKLLTKFEESLSNISSKEELQQKVEAFKSSEDYQILSSSRDSNKISEKLDEIVERAMEQIKDNKFNIK from the coding sequence ATGTTAGACAGGATAAATAATCGTAAAAATGACCTTCGTATTGATCGCCTAAATTCATTAATAGATGAGTATAATGAACTTTACACTAAGATATTGCAAAATAAAGCTAAACCTCTAGAAAAAATACGTGTATATAATGTTTTGGAAGAAATTAATTACGCGGGTAATCTTTTAAAAAAACTCCATACGGATGCTCTTTCAGTCACTGTGACTTCCCCTGCTGATGTCGAATTGTTAGGGCCAATGGCAAATTGGAGAGGTATAGCCAAGGAACTTGGGCAGCATCTTCCGCCTCCCAGTATTGGTTTAGCTGCCGAAATGAAACTACTCAATTTGACTGGAGCAAATGAACCAATAGCCTCAGTAGATGCATGGGTCGTGAGTAGCAGAACTAAATCACGTTTTAAAAAAAATGTAAAAGAAAGTGTGGAGGGTATTAGTATATTAGCGCAGTTAGACGAGATACACAGAGCCAAAAATAGCCTTCCGCCAAGTGATTACTTTTACAAATTACAAGAATTTAAATCAACTCTACTTATTAAATTAGCTTTCCAATTAAATGAGCGGAAAGATATCAATAATTTTAGAACGTTGGTCAGTCAGATAAATCAAGAAATATCTAAAATCATACATCATACGCCTGATTTGCGAATGCGCTACATGGCTCATTTAAAATTTTCAAATCAAAAGCTAGTTAGTGAACTGGCTACAGCGAGCATAGAGGATATGGACTGGCTAAAAAATAATCTTAGAAGCATAACTGCGATTAATCCTGGTCCACCAACAAAAGCGGATATAGTGGAAAAATTTCCGGGGGTAGCTGAATTTGAAATAACAAGGCTTGGAGGAGCAAATAATGTTAATTGGCGCATAAGAAACGAGGAATCAGGAGAACAATTTGTATTGACTATAGGTGAAGTTCCTAAGCAGCAAGTATTTCTCGATAACCTTAGTAATTTCCCTCTTAATGAATATTTTTCCCATGACTATTTAGTCAATCAACCCTCTTCAGTAGAAGCTTTTAATTCTGTTGTTATTTCTAATTTTGCTGGAGGTGGGGATTTATATGGCGAAAGAGAAAGAAAACTTGCTCAGGAGGGCAGTGATGTGATTACTCTTTCAGCATGTAATAGAATTGGGCAATTAACAACCTTCTGCCGTGATCTACTTCAACATAATGGATCACATGTTGACATTAAACTCACTAACTTTCTTCTTGATGATAATGGCAGACTTATAGTCGCTGATAAAAAAGGTATCACGCCACTTTTTGAGAATCGTACGTTGAATAAAAGCCAGCGGGAGTTATGGACTACACCTTGCTATGCTCCACCCGAATATTTATTAAAAAATACCAACATAGATGCGGAAGCTTTTAATAGTTATCAATTAGGATTGGCACTTTATGATTACTTGATTTTACCGCCGATCGATGAGGATCCCGCTAAATTTTGGGCTATGCAAAATCCACTAAATTTTGATAATCCTTATTTTCAAACTCAAACAGGTCAGGAGATGCGGAAATTAATTAATTCTATGACGGATCCAGACCCGACTAATCGACCGAAACTTGATGAAGTTTTGCAACGTTTATATGATATAGAAAATAAAATAAAAAATGTACAAAATAATCAAATTCAAATATTACCTCAAATAGAACTAAAAGGATCATCATTAGCGCCATTAAGGGTTAGTGATCAACCCTTGGATTTGCCAAGTTCCTATAATAAAAAATCCAATCAGTTGTTCAAATTATTAACGAAGTTTGAAGAATCACTATCGAATATATCTTCCAAGGAAGAACTGCAACAAAAAGTGGAAGCATTTAAATCTAGTGAGGATTATCAAATTCTTAGTAGCAGCCGAGATAGCAACAAAATAAGTGAAAAACTAGATGAAATAGTAGAGCGTGCTATGGAACAGATCAAAGATAATAAATTTAATATCAAATAA
- a CDS encoding Fic family protein — MFNPIQRNRKQIVSEKFEKAPGCYYLQFMPEFHAAHLWRFVIDGNRQDTGPLTFDVGNKGEPGYLVEMMKGLDYIAATLHQPLTCNFIEQLHDECIKNVKINIEAHNQKFDQLRSTENQAEVINIDPPKPVPMLNIRNNIPVNFGLLCVYPCDSPLKEVLENKANITKNGLLEVLDYINSTNEQYGNILSLTRVARSLDEQDETIDIKNFDFEQLQDLISNENKIVLRSEGVDNNLLKKIMSDLILDYQSKIEKAKDDTDKIKIIAKFIQKLEILHPFTDANCRTFCILLLNKLLLENKLTPAIMDNPNRFDGFANQELAEEIIEGQEKFLSFNNYHRCDELSKEVIKNLKPASSNKEVSIRENSRKEIDQNHAQQSLIEKKPALQTICKAFKDKLRTLRDIKDDQVNPTPSNRF, encoded by the coding sequence ATGTTTAACCCAATCCAGCGAAATAGGAAGCAAATTGTAAGCGAGAAATTTGAGAAAGCACCTGGATGTTATTATTTACAGTTTATGCCTGAATTTCATGCGGCCCATTTATGGCGCTTTGTTATTGATGGAAATCGACAAGATACGGGTCCACTTACTTTTGATGTAGGCAATAAAGGTGAACCAGGATATTTAGTAGAGATGATGAAAGGGTTAGATTATATCGCTGCGACGCTACATCAGCCATTAACATGTAATTTCATAGAACAGCTTCATGATGAGTGCATTAAAAATGTAAAAATAAATATTGAGGCACATAACCAAAAATTTGACCAATTAAGATCAACAGAAAATCAAGCTGAGGTAATTAATATAGATCCTCCTAAACCTGTGCCTATGCTGAACATCCGAAACAACATCCCTGTAAATTTTGGTCTGTTGTGCGTTTATCCTTGCGATAGCCCACTAAAGGAAGTACTGGAGAATAAAGCAAATATAACTAAAAATGGGCTATTAGAAGTTCTTGATTATATAAATAGTACAAATGAGCAATACGGAAATATTTTATCACTTACAAGAGTAGCTAGATCACTGGATGAACAAGATGAAACAATTGATATTAAAAATTTTGATTTCGAGCAGTTGCAGGATCTTATCTCAAATGAAAATAAAATAGTTCTCAGATCAGAAGGTGTAGATAATAATCTATTAAAAAAAATCATGTCCGATCTTATTTTAGATTATCAGTCTAAAATAGAAAAAGCCAAAGATGATACAGATAAAATAAAAATAATTGCAAAATTTATTCAAAAACTTGAAATATTGCATCCTTTTACTGATGCAAATTGTCGAACATTTTGTATCTTGCTTCTAAATAAATTGCTATTAGAAAATAAACTAACACCTGCGATTATGGATAATCCAAATCGCTTTGATGGCTTTGCAAATCAAGAATTAGCAGAAGAAATTATAGAGGGACAAGAAAAATTTTTATCATTTAACAATTATCACCGATGCGATGAATTATCAAAAGAAGTAATTAAGAATTTAAAACCAGCATCATCTAACAAAGAAGTTAGTATTAGAGAGAATTCTCGAAAAGAAATAGATCAAAACCATGCACAGCAGTCATTAATAGAAAAAAAACCAGCATTACAAACTATATGTAAAGCATTTAAAGATAAACTTCGCACTTTACGTGATATTAAAGACGACCAAGTAAATCCAACTCCTTCTAATAGATTCTAA